From a region of the Halomonas sp. HL-93 genome:
- the hglS gene encoding 2-oxoadipate dioxygenase/decarboxylase HglS → MTQADLLSTNDVRDRFSKAMSAMYQAEVPQYGTLLELVDTVNQETLSQQPELHRRLEAQGELARLSVERHGAIRVGTAAELAMLRRLFAVMGMYPVGYYDLSEAGVPVHSTAFRPIDDDALAMNPFRVFTSLLRLELIEDEALRQRSEEILAKRDIFTPGARELIERHETQGGLTSEEADQFVTEALETFRWHQDATVDLDTYQALHDEHRLIADVVCFRGPHINHLTPRTLDIDEVQRRMPEMGMNPKAVIEGPPRRECPILLRQTSFKALEESIRFAGNAQGTHTARFGEIEQRGMALTPKGRALYDQLLNEGRQQTAGLGNDAHQRVMKDVFAKFPDNDETMRREGLAYFHYHLTAAGQTTKGSAGHDIEALIEQGLVEAQPITYEDFLPVSAAGIFQSNLGGGQNEAYAGNANRDAFEEALGERVTDELSLYSERENASKAKVLAALKGEAFV, encoded by the coding sequence ATGACCCAAGCAGACCTTCTTTCCACCAATGATGTTCGCGATCGTTTCTCCAAGGCCATGTCGGCCATGTATCAAGCCGAAGTGCCGCAGTACGGCACGCTGCTGGAACTGGTGGACACTGTTAACCAGGAAACCCTTAGCCAGCAGCCTGAACTGCACCGCCGGTTGGAAGCCCAGGGCGAGTTGGCACGTTTGAGCGTCGAACGCCACGGGGCCATTCGCGTGGGAACCGCCGCAGAGCTTGCCATGCTGCGCCGTCTGTTTGCCGTCATGGGCATGTATCCGGTGGGTTATTACGACCTGTCTGAAGCGGGGGTGCCGGTTCACTCAACGGCCTTTCGGCCTATTGATGACGACGCCCTAGCGATGAACCCTTTCCGGGTGTTTACCTCGCTCCTGCGTTTAGAGCTCATTGAAGATGAGGCGCTGCGCCAGCGTTCAGAAGAGATCCTGGCGAAGCGGGATATTTTTACTCCGGGCGCCCGCGAGCTTATCGAACGTCATGAAACCCAGGGGGGATTAACCAGCGAGGAAGCCGACCAGTTTGTCACGGAAGCCCTGGAAACCTTCCGCTGGCATCAGGATGCCACGGTCGATCTGGATACCTATCAGGCGCTACACGACGAGCACCGGTTGATTGCCGATGTGGTGTGCTTTCGCGGGCCGCACATCAATCACCTGACGCCGCGTACCTTGGACATCGATGAAGTACAGCGCCGCATGCCGGAGATGGGCATGAACCCGAAAGCCGTCATTGAAGGGCCGCCGCGTCGTGAGTGCCCCATTTTGTTGCGTCAAACCAGCTTTAAAGCATTGGAAGAGTCGATTCGCTTTGCCGGGAACGCCCAAGGTACCCATACCGCCCGTTTTGGTGAAATCGAGCAGCGCGGTATGGCGCTAACGCCGAAAGGCCGTGCGCTGTATGACCAGTTGCTCAATGAAGGCCGCCAACAGACCGCTGGGCTGGGTAACGACGCACACCAAAGGGTCATGAAAGACGTCTTCGCCAAGTTTCCTGATAATGATGAGACCATGCGCCGGGAAGGCCTGGCGTACTTTCACTACCATCTGACAGCCGCCGGGCAGACCACTAAAGGGAGTGCCGGTCACGATATTGAGGCGTTGATCGAACAAGGCTTGGTGGAAGCCCAACCCATTACCTATGAGGACTTTCTACCGGTCAGCGCGGCGGGTATTTTCCAGTCGAACCTGGGGGGAGGGCAGAACGAGGCCTATGCAGGTAACGCTAATCGTGATGCCTTCGAAGAGGCGCTGGGGGAACGGGTCACCGATGAACTATCACTCTATTCGGAACGCGAAAACGCTTCTAAAGCCAAGGTGTTGGCAGCGTTAAAAGGTGAAGCATTCGTTTAG
- the amaA gene encoding L-pipecolate oxidase, whose translation MPTTLSERCLWPETSAETPLDYPTLASHEEVDVCVVGGGITGLSTALHLAEQGIQATLLEAGDIPSGGSGRNVGLVNAGLWIPPDDIVAALGKENGERANTVLGGAPSKVFDLIERHGIACDATRTGTLHLGHNAKGCQELARRRDQLQHRGAPVTLLEGEACERATGTSQIQAALLDERAGTLNPCAYTRGLARAAAHLGATLYCQSAVTGIERQGDRWRVLTQGGSVTANQIVLATNAYSEDDWNQVRKHFFTGHYYQLASEPLTGEAAKAILPGKQGAWDTRTVLSSIRRDKEGRLLLGSLGKGEGKPLNYLTRWADTIQNHYFPALGNVRWQYTWTGKVAFTPDHTLRIFEPAPGILSATGYNGRGITTGTVVGEGFAHYIAKGDDSLLPLPLSQPNPIKARPLWSCAYESGFSLYHAGQCLRVLI comes from the coding sequence ATGCCAACGACCCTCTCCGAGCGCTGCCTTTGGCCCGAAACAAGTGCTGAAACACCGCTGGACTACCCCACGTTAGCCAGCCATGAAGAGGTCGATGTGTGTGTGGTGGGCGGTGGGATTACGGGTCTCTCCACCGCGTTGCACCTGGCCGAGCAAGGTATCCAAGCAACCTTGCTGGAGGCTGGGGATATCCCCAGTGGCGGGTCAGGGCGCAATGTGGGTCTGGTCAATGCCGGGCTTTGGATACCCCCCGATGACATTGTGGCCGCACTGGGCAAAGAGAACGGTGAGCGGGCCAACACGGTGCTGGGCGGCGCGCCGTCAAAAGTCTTCGACCTCATCGAGCGCCATGGGATCGCCTGCGATGCCACCCGAACAGGCACCTTGCATCTTGGCCATAACGCCAAAGGTTGCCAGGAGCTCGCCCGCCGTCGCGATCAATTGCAACACCGTGGGGCGCCGGTGACGCTCTTGGAAGGAGAGGCATGCGAGCGTGCGACCGGCACGTCCCAGATACAGGCAGCACTTCTTGATGAGCGCGCGGGCACACTCAATCCGTGCGCCTATACGCGGGGGCTTGCTCGCGCGGCGGCCCACTTAGGCGCCACGCTTTACTGTCAAAGCGCAGTCACCGGTATCGAACGACAAGGAGACCGCTGGCGCGTGTTGACCCAAGGCGGCAGCGTGACCGCGAACCAGATTGTGTTGGCCACCAACGCTTATAGCGAAGATGACTGGAATCAAGTCCGCAAGCACTTTTTTACCGGGCATTACTATCAACTGGCGTCGGAACCGCTTACCGGCGAAGCCGCCAAGGCGATACTTCCAGGTAAGCAAGGTGCCTGGGACACGCGCACCGTGCTGAGCAGCATCCGTCGCGATAAGGAAGGTCGCCTGTTACTGGGCAGCCTGGGTAAAGGCGAAGGCAAGCCGCTGAACTATCTGACCCGTTGGGCCGATACGATACAGAACCACTACTTTCCTGCGCTCGGCAACGTTCGCTGGCAATACACCTGGACTGGCAAGGTCGCCTTTACCCCTGACCACACCTTACGTATTTTTGAACCGGCCCCCGGAATATTGTCAGCTACCGGTTACAACGGGCGCGGCATTACCACCGGTACCGTGGTCGGCGAGGGCTTTGCTCACTATATTGCCAAGGGCGATGACAGCCTGCTCCCTCTGCCGTTATCGCAGCCTAACCCCATTAAAGCACGCCCGTTATGGAGCTGCGCCTATGAAAGCGGCTTCTCGCTGTATCATGCAGGCCAGTGCCTACGGGTGCTGATTTAA
- the ydiJ gene encoding D-2-hydroxyglutarate dehydrogenase YdiJ, giving the protein MIATLGEAPLASHYAEFLEALAACGFEGEIAPDYANRTVLATDNSIYQRLPQAAVYPKHAEDLERLTRLVAQTTHRGIVLTPRGGGTGTNGQSLTDGIVVDISRHMNRILEIDVENRRVRVQAGVIKDQLNAALKPHGLFFAPELSTSNRATIGGMISTDASGQGSCEYGKTRDHVLELDTVLIGGKHLHSRALTPDEEQAERQQEGILGRVHTTAAEIIDQQRELIAAKFPPLNRCLTGYDLAHLRDGEGQLNLNSLLCGSEGSLGFLNEAVLNVLPIPEHSILVNVRYTSFMDALRDAKALMTASAQPTSIETIDDTVLQLAMEDFVWDSVAEFFPASGSTPIRGINLIEFNDDDPERLAERVRTFADLLSQDPTVERLGYTLAEGRPQIQKVYAMRKRSVGLLGNVEGEERPIPFVEDTAVPPEHLADFIAEFRAALDARGLSYGMFGHVDAGVLHVRPAIDMKDSEQEKLIRAVSDEVAALTQKYGGLLWGEHGKGVRSEYAPRFFGELYPSLQRVKAAFDPFNQLNPGKIATPSESGELIAKDSDPDLLTIDGVPMRGQLDRTIDERAWQAYDAAVYCNGNGACYNYDLDDPMCPSWKATRDRRHSPKGRASLIREWLRLQTQAGIDVVEESRKKKAEGGWGFIKRFPLRVANTLSRKQHHDYSHEVYDAMAGCLACKSCAGQCPIKVNVPQFRSQFLEVYHGRYLRPLRDYVIGGTEFMLPTLAKAAPLYNTVIGQRWVEQLMRRTLGMNDSPTLSRASVKKQLSAWGVAEATPLSLALLTEQQRANSVILVQDAFTTHFEAKLVMDVVELLSRLNLRVFVMPFSANGKPLQVQGFLGAFERTAAKQAERLRTLARFDIPLVGIDPAMTLTYRQEYVKALGEDAVPEVLMLQEWLATRINTLAPSQLTLTDLGFKLLSHCTEKTNAPGSPKAWQQVFAAFGLELELMATGCCGMSGTYGHEARNTATSQTIYAQSWQPQVEAEENAGKILATGYSCRSQVKRYSAQTLHHPLQALLAQLKSVSLNPTTDTGEQ; this is encoded by the coding sequence ATGATCGCAACGCTGGGTGAGGCGCCGCTGGCAAGTCATTATGCTGAGTTCCTTGAAGCGCTGGCGGCCTGCGGCTTCGAAGGCGAAATAGCGCCTGACTATGCCAACCGCACGGTGCTGGCGACGGATAACTCGATTTACCAGCGCCTGCCCCAGGCGGCGGTCTATCCCAAGCATGCCGAAGACCTGGAGCGCCTGACCCGACTGGTCGCGCAAACCACCCACCGGGGTATTGTGCTAACGCCCAGAGGCGGCGGTACCGGCACCAACGGTCAGTCTTTGACCGACGGCATTGTGGTAGACATCTCCCGCCATATGAACCGGATCCTTGAAATCGACGTTGAGAACCGCCGGGTGCGCGTTCAGGCCGGGGTGATCAAGGATCAGCTCAACGCTGCGCTGAAGCCCCACGGGCTGTTTTTTGCCCCAGAGCTCTCCACCTCTAATCGCGCCACCATTGGCGGCATGATTTCCACCGATGCCAGCGGCCAGGGCAGCTGTGAATACGGCAAAACCCGCGACCACGTGCTTGAACTCGATACCGTTCTGATTGGCGGAAAGCACCTGCACAGTCGTGCGCTAACCCCGGACGAAGAACAGGCCGAGCGCCAGCAGGAAGGCATTCTGGGCCGCGTGCATACTACCGCTGCCGAGATTATCGACCAGCAGCGTGAGCTGATTGCGGCAAAATTTCCGCCGCTCAACCGCTGCTTGACCGGCTACGACTTGGCCCACCTGCGCGACGGCGAGGGGCAGCTCAACCTCAACAGCCTGCTGTGCGGCTCGGAAGGCTCGCTGGGCTTTTTAAATGAAGCGGTGCTGAACGTGCTGCCGATTCCCGAGCACTCCATCCTGGTCAATGTGCGCTATACCAGTTTTATGGACGCCCTGCGGGATGCCAAAGCATTAATGACTGCCAGCGCGCAGCCTACCTCGATTGAGACCATCGACGACACCGTGCTGCAACTGGCTATGGAGGACTTCGTCTGGGACAGCGTAGCGGAGTTTTTCCCCGCCTCCGGTAGCACGCCGATTCGTGGCATTAACCTGATCGAGTTTAATGACGATGATCCTGAGCGATTGGCTGAGCGAGTGCGTACCTTCGCCGATCTTCTTAGCCAGGATCCCACGGTGGAGCGCTTAGGCTACACCCTGGCCGAAGGCCGTCCACAGATTCAAAAAGTCTACGCCATGCGCAAACGCTCGGTGGGGTTGCTCGGCAATGTGGAGGGGGAAGAGCGCCCGATTCCCTTTGTGGAAGATACCGCCGTACCGCCGGAGCATCTGGCGGACTTTATTGCCGAGTTCCGCGCCGCGCTGGATGCCCGCGGTCTTTCTTACGGGATGTTTGGCCATGTGGATGCGGGAGTACTCCACGTACGCCCCGCCATCGATATGAAGGATTCCGAGCAGGAAAAACTGATTCGTGCGGTCTCCGATGAAGTCGCAGCGCTGACCCAAAAATATGGCGGCCTGCTGTGGGGCGAACACGGCAAAGGTGTGCGCTCGGAGTACGCCCCCCGGTTCTTTGGCGAGCTCTACCCCAGCCTACAGCGGGTCAAAGCCGCCTTTGATCCGTTTAACCAGCTTAACCCCGGCAAGATCGCAACGCCCTCCGAGAGCGGCGAGCTCATCGCCAAGGATAGCGACCCCGATCTGCTGACCATTGATGGCGTGCCCATGCGCGGCCAGCTTGACCGCACCATCGACGAGCGTGCCTGGCAGGCCTACGACGCCGCGGTTTACTGCAACGGCAACGGCGCCTGCTACAACTACGACCTTGACGACCCCATGTGCCCCTCCTGGAAGGCCACACGGGATCGTCGCCACTCGCCCAAAGGCCGCGCCAGCCTGATCCGCGAATGGCTGCGGTTGCAGACCCAGGCGGGCATCGATGTGGTCGAGGAGTCGCGCAAGAAGAAAGCCGAGGGCGGCTGGGGCTTTATTAAGCGCTTTCCGCTGCGGGTGGCGAACACGCTAAGCCGCAAGCAGCACCACGACTACTCCCACGAGGTTTACGACGCCATGGCGGGCTGTTTGGCGTGTAAATCCTGCGCGGGTCAGTGCCCGATAAAAGTGAACGTACCGCAGTTCCGTTCGCAGTTTTTGGAGGTCTACCACGGCCGCTACCTGCGCCCGCTGCGCGACTACGTGATTGGCGGCACCGAATTTATGCTGCCCACCCTGGCCAAGGCCGCACCGCTGTATAACACGGTGATTGGCCAGCGCTGGGTAGAGCAACTGATGCGCCGCACCTTGGGCATGAACGATTCACCGACGCTTTCACGGGCCAGCGTCAAAAAGCAGCTCAGCGCCTGGGGCGTCGCCGAAGCAACGCCGCTCTCGCTGGCGCTGTTAACCGAACAGCAGCGCGCCAACAGCGTGATACTTGTTCAGGACGCCTTCACCACTCACTTTGAAGCCAAGCTGGTGATGGACGTCGTAGAACTGCTGTCGCGTCTGAATCTACGCGTATTCGTGATGCCCTTCTCCGCGAACGGCAAACCGCTCCAGGTGCAGGGCTTTTTGGGCGCCTTCGAGCGCACCGCCGCCAAACAGGCCGAGCGGCTACGCACCCTGGCCCGCTTCGATATCCCCCTGGTGGGCATCGACCCGGCGATGACGCTCACCTATCGCCAGGAGTACGTTAAAGCGTTAGGCGAAGACGCGGTGCCGGAGGTGCTGATGCTGCAGGAGTGGCTGGCGACTCGCATCAATACGTTGGCGCCCAGCCAGCTCACACTAACCGACCTGGGTTTTAAGCTGCTCTCCCACTGCACCGAGAAGACCAACGCGCCGGGTAGCCCCAAAGCGTGGCAGCAGGTGTTCGCGGCGTTTGGGTTAGAGCTCGAACTGATGGCCACCGGCTGCTGCGGTATGTCCGGCACCTACGGCCATGAAGCCCGTAATACCGCGACGTCACAAACGATCTATGCCCAGTCCTGGCAGCCCCAGGTAGAGGCCGAGGAAAACGCAGGCAAGATACTGGCCACCGGCTACTCCTGCCGCAGCCAGGTGAAGCGCTACTCAGCGCAAACCTTGCACCATCCCCTACAGGCGCTATTGGCGCAATTGAAGTCGGTATCTCTTAACCCAACAACAGACACGGGAGAGCAATAA
- the nhaC gene encoding Na+/H+ antiporter NhaC, which yields MRDDVQIGPTPGLAMALLPLLATTAILILQFFVFSDFTPHIPLAFGIMICAMCGRIRGVPWEKMEASMLEVVKLGMPAIFILLAVGMVIGTWILSGTVPTLMYYGFQLVSPSYFLVATCVISALVSLATGTSWGTVGTLGLALMGIGEGLGIPMHLTGGALVSGAFFGDKMSPLSETTNLTPAVCETDLWSHIRSMMATTVPAMLIALVLYVWLGADYGGEFERSTDIATFRQALDDTFTLSWITLIPPVVVIGLALFKFPPFPTIFTGAAIGGLVAIGVQGETLHAVFDAMQNGFSSNTGNSAIDELLSSGGVLSMTWVVTLTFFALGFAGMLEAYGAVDAIIKQLMRLIKGRFSLVATSSGTTLAVSTIIGDVYTTLVLPGRLLKGQYQAMGYKTCTLSRSIEDNGTLSSPLIPWNMGGGFVSSTIGVPTLAYAPFAFACWLSPLFGLLWALTGRFIPRDEPEQPETNETEAPHAVPTSQATS from the coding sequence GCTGCTGGCCACTACCGCCATTCTTATACTGCAGTTTTTTGTTTTCTCCGACTTTACTCCCCATATTCCGTTAGCGTTCGGCATTATGATTTGCGCCATGTGCGGGCGCATACGGGGCGTTCCCTGGGAAAAAATGGAAGCCTCAATGCTGGAGGTGGTCAAGCTCGGCATGCCCGCCATTTTTATTCTCTTGGCGGTCGGCATGGTGATTGGCACCTGGATCCTTTCCGGCACAGTGCCCACGCTGATGTATTATGGTTTTCAACTGGTTTCTCCCTCCTATTTCCTCGTCGCTACTTGTGTGATTAGTGCCCTGGTATCGCTCGCAACGGGCACATCCTGGGGGACGGTCGGGACTCTCGGGCTTGCTCTGATGGGCATCGGGGAGGGGTTGGGTATTCCCATGCACCTTACGGGCGGGGCGCTCGTTTCAGGCGCCTTCTTTGGCGATAAAATGTCGCCCTTATCAGAGACGACCAATTTGACACCGGCGGTCTGTGAAACGGATCTATGGAGCCATATACGCAGCATGATGGCGACCACCGTGCCCGCGATGCTCATAGCGTTGGTGCTTTATGTGTGGTTGGGCGCTGACTATGGCGGTGAGTTTGAGCGCAGCACGGATATCGCCACCTTTCGCCAGGCCCTTGATGACACCTTTACCCTTTCCTGGATCACCCTGATTCCCCCCGTTGTGGTGATTGGTCTGGCACTGTTCAAATTTCCCCCCTTTCCCACCATCTTTACCGGCGCAGCGATCGGCGGCTTGGTGGCCATCGGTGTTCAAGGCGAAACCTTACACGCGGTATTCGATGCCATGCAGAATGGTTTTAGCAGCAATACCGGCAATTCAGCGATTGATGAACTTTTAAGCAGTGGTGGCGTACTCTCAATGACCTGGGTGGTTACCTTGACGTTCTTTGCGTTGGGGTTCGCTGGGATGCTGGAGGCGTACGGCGCGGTGGATGCGATCATCAAGCAGCTAATGCGGCTGATTAAAGGTCGCTTCAGCCTAGTGGCGACAAGCTCCGGCACGACCCTCGCGGTGAGCACGATTATCGGCGATGTGTATACAACGCTAGTGTTACCCGGCCGCCTGCTAAAAGGTCAGTATCAGGCCATGGGCTACAAGACTTGTACGCTGTCGCGCTCCATCGAAGACAACGGCACGCTCTCTTCTCCCTTGATTCCCTGGAACATGGGCGGTGGGTTTGTGTCGTCGACCATCGGCGTCCCCACACTGGCTTATGCACCTTTCGCCTTTGCCTGCTGGCTATCGCCGCTATTCGGACTGCTTTGGGCACTCACCGGCCGCTTTATTCCCCGCGACGAACCTGAGCAGCCTGAAACAAACGAGACTGAAGCGCCGCACGCTGTGCCCACCTCTCAAGCGACTTCATAG